The candidate division WOR-3 bacterium DNA segment CGAAAGAGAAAACTATGGAGATCCTATTATTAAATTGGGTTTGGGAGAATTTTTGTTAAAAAATAAACAATATCCCGAAGCTGTTTCTAAATTGAGAGAAGTATTAAATATAAATCCAGAGTTTCAAGAAGAAATCATAAACATTCTTTCCCCTTATGAGAAGGATTCTAAAGAAATTATTGATTTCTTAAGTGAGTTGTTAATTGAAACAGGAAAAGAGGAAGAAGCTCTTTCTATCCTTAAAGAGATTGGAACTGATGATGCTATTAAAAAATATCAGAAGTTGGTGAAAAAGGACCCACAAAATCCGGTTGTCCATAAGCAGTTAGCAGAGGCATATTTAGAAAAGCAAAGATATTCTGAAGCTCTAAGAGAATTTCTATCAGCTCTCTCAATTTCTCCTCTTGAAGAGATTGGGAAAAGAGTGAAAGAATTAGAAGAGAAACTTCCAGAAGAATTAGATAACTTTTTCTTGGTCGCTAACATATATAAGTTATTGGGATGGAAGGAAGACCTCATAAATATTATGAAAAAAGCTTTTGAGTTTGCCCCTTCTTCTTCAAGTGTAATTTTAGAAAATTTAAATCAACTCATCGAAGATAAAGAAATGAATGTAGAGGGGCTTCTCTTAAAAGCAAGATTACTTTCAAGAGAAGGAGATACAGAAGGTGCTCTTAAAATTTATAAGGAATTGTCTTTAGATCCAGAGAAAACAGAGTTGATAAAAGAGGAGCTCGAGAGATTTAGAAAAGAAAATCCAGTAAGCACAGAGGGAGAGATAATTTCTTTAATGCTTCAAATTCCAGAGAATCCCGAAGAAATTGCTCAAAGGGTTAACTTAATAATAGGAGGAAACCCTAATTATATACCTGTAATGCTTACAGAGTTTGATAAAAGGGTTAAAGCAAAACCTGAGTTTACTCCTCAGTTTCTTATTTTCTACAAAAATTTAGATAGAAAAAATTTCCCTCCATTTGCTTATCCCTTTGCCTTAGCAGAGCTATATAGAATAGTAGAAGATTTTGATAAAGCCGAAAAGTATTACAAAGAGGCTATTGATGAAGTTCCTGAAAGATTTAACTTCGTGCTGACTTATCTTGGGGATTTCCGAAAAAATCCTAAGATTAGAAAACTTATATCTTCTTTATACTTCCACAAAGGGGAGTTTGAGAAGGGTTGTAGAGAGATGGAAGTCTGTGCAAAAGAATTTCCAGAGTTTCTTGAAGAGGTAACCTCTTTTTTAATAAACGAGGCAAATAAAAGGAATAATAAGAGTATTTCACAAACTCTTACGAAAATTTTGATTCAAAACAATTATTTTGAAGAAGCAATTAAATGGGGCTCTCAGGTTTTAAGCTCTCTTAACTTAGAAGAACAACCTGAGATAATGCTTTCTTTGGCAAAAGCTTATGGAAAGCTTGGTAATTTACCGGAGGCTACTAGTCTTGTAAGAAGGGCAGTTGGAATAGATGGTTCCCTTAAAGAAGAAGCAATAGAGGTGCTTGAAGAAGTGAGGAAAGAAGGATTTTCTGATTACGATTCTCTTATGACTCTTTACAGGTTATATAGGGAATCTAACAATTTTGAAAAGGCTATTTCTTCTTTAGAGGAGGCTCTTTCTAAGAAACCAACGGTTTTAGGAGTAATGGAGGAGGAATGCGAAAAGTTAATTGATATTGCTCCAATTAATGCTAAAATCAGAATTTTCTATGGAAAGGTTAAACTTTTAAAAGGAGATTTAAAAGGTTTGGAGGAAATAGAAAAAGGGGTTCGTTTTGATCCAAGCTTAAAAGGTTATGCTGTAGAATCTCTTAGAGAAATTAAAGAACCCACTGTGGAGCGGAAAATAGTTCTTTTTAAAGCCTCTATTGAAAAGGGATTGGGGCATCTAAAAGAGGCTCTTACATATTTTATCAAGGCTTATTGGGAAAATGAGGAGAAAAGAGCTGAGATAATAAAAGAGATTAACGAATTGTTTCCTAAGGTAGAACTTTCTTATGAAATAGTAAGAGATTTGATAAAAATCTATGCAAACGAAGAAAGGAATGCACCCATTGTCAGTATATTAGAAAGTTTCTTTGATGGCTCTAAAGAAAGAGGAAGTTTTTTGTTAGAGGAGCTAACCCCTCTATTCCCTGGGAAGATTCCTTTGCCAATTCGGATTATCCTTGTTAAAATTCATTCTCAAATAGGGAATAAGAAAGAAGCTAAAGAGGAGATGGAGAAATTGTTGGATGAATATCCTGAGGTTGCCGAACAATTAGAGCCTTTTGTTTCTCCCCAAGATGTAGAAATGTTCCCTATACTTATTAAAATAAACATTGCTCTTTCAAATGTAGATAAAGCAATTGAGTTTATAAAAAAGTTAGAAACAAAAGAACAATTACCTTTTTACGAAAAAATTCTTGAAAAAAATCCAGAGAGAGAGGATGTTGTTTCAGAAGTGACTTATCTTAACTATCTTTTGGGGAATATTGAGAAGGCTAAATTTTATGGTGAGAAGATAAAAAATCCTGGGAAGAAAGAAAAAGTTCTATTGTGGTTCCTTGGGCAGGAAATGCCTCTTAGTTTAAGCGAGATTCAAGAGATAAGAAAAGAAATAATTTTTGACAAAATTAAGATTGCAGAGTCTTCCGAAGAGAAAGCTTATCTGTATATAAAAATAAAAGAATATGGGAAAGCTATGGAAGAAATAGAAAAATTGGAAGGTGAAAAGAAAGAAATTATTTTGAGTTTGATTGAGGAAGAGCTTAAGAATTATTGGGATGGATATATTAGACTTTCTAAGTTAGAAAATAAGGACGACTACTTGGAGAGAAGAGCTCTCCTTGCATTTTATAGTGGGAGAGTAGAGCTTGCCTTGAAGCTTATGAAAAAATTTCCTGGAAATCCAATAAAGAAAAAGGCTTATATTTCTCAAATGATAAGAGAATCTATAGAACCTTATAGAAAAATAAAACCTCTTATAAGGGGGTAAAAATGGAAGAAAAAGATAAGAAAAAGGAAAAGAAGAAGCAAGACGATTTGGAAGAGATGGAAGAAGAGATGGAAGAAGATTTAGAAGAAGAAAATAGTAAGTTTGAAATAAGCAATTTACTTAGGAAGCTAAGCCAATCTCAGCATAGTGATCATTATGAACTCCGAGCTTTACTTGATGTGAAATTGGAAGAAATAACTTCCTCTTTAAGAAGTATTCCGGAGAATATGAAGAAGGTTTTAGATGAAAGCATTCCTCAATTAAAAGAAGAATTATCTTCTATTAAAGAGCTTTTTATTTCTGGGGTAGAGAAGAATCTTGAGATCGCTAAGAAGAATTCTGAAAGAATAGAGGGAAAGATAGAAGATTTTAAAAAGGGTATGTTGGATAAATTTGAAAATTCTGTGGATATCATAAGTAATACCATTTCCCATATTGGAGAGCTTTTTGAAAAGCTTGAGGGTGCTTTTAAAGAGGAGATAAAGGCTCTTAGAGATACATTACAAGAAGCCTTTAAGGAAATGTATTTGCAATTTAAAGAGTCTTCAGCAAACTTAAAAGAGATAGCAAGCTTAATTGAAAGATATGTTGAGGAGATTAAAAAAGAGAGGGAAGAGTTTGATACCCGGAGAAGGAAAGAAGAGGCAAGAAGGCTAAATGATTTAGCTGTTAAAAACTTTTATGGAGGTAGGACAAAGATAGCAATTAATCAATTAAAAGAAGCTGTTTTACTAGATGACTCTTCTCCTGAAATACTCACAAATCTGGGAATAATTCTTTCTAAAGAAGGAAAGAAGGAGGATGCTTGTAAAATATTTGAGAAAGTTTTAAAGGATAATCCTAATGTAGTTGAAGCACAAGTTGGTTTGGGACTTATAATGTTTGAGAAAGGCGAAATAGATGAGGCTATTGAGATATTTAATGAGGCTGCTCAAAAGAGCGGAGACGAAGCTTTTGTTTATGCAAATTTAGGTTATGCTTATGAGAAAAAGGAGATGTTGGATAAGGCTATTCAAAATTGGGAGAAAGCCATTGAATTAGACCCCACCCTAAAAGAAGTTGAAGAAAAACTTAAATTATATAAAAATAAGGAGGTTTAATGGACGAAAAGAAATCTCCTTTTGAAGAGATTTTTAAAAGAGAAGAGGCAAAAAAAAAGGAAGAAAAAAGGGAAGAGAGCATTCTTGAAGCTCTTGATAAAGAAGAAAAAGATTTCTTTGAAGAGCCTCAGGAAGCAGATCTTATTCCTGAACCAGAAGAAAATATTTCTAAGGAGGAAAAATATCGTCGTCTTGTGAATGAACTTCTTGAGAAGAAGTTTTTTGAAGAAGCAATTGAAATTATAGAAGAGATGAAAAGGGAAGTAGCCTGAAGTTCCTAAATTTATCTAAAAATAAGACAATCTTTATAATCTCGGATACCCATTTTCAAGAAAACTCAGGAAAAGAGGTTTTATCTTTTCTCTCTTTTTTACAAATGGTTGAAAAAAAGGGGGATGGATTGTTTCTACTTGGGGATATTTTTGATTTTTATTTTGAGTATAAATCCTTTATTCCTAAGAATTTTTTTGATGTTTTTTATGCTCTAAGAAGAATTGTTGAGCAGGGTATTCACGTTCATTACTGGACTGGAAATCATGACTTTTGGGTTGGAGAATTTTTTAAAAGACTTGGCATTAAAACACATGCTGAACCTACTACACTTAAAATGGAGGGGAAAAGAATATTGGTTTTACATGGAGATGAAGTTGATACCAATTTTATGTTAAAAAATATATTATGTAATAAGTTTTCAAAATTTCTTTTTTCTTTGCTTCATCCTGAATTTGGATTACTAATTGCAAGGGTGGTGTCGAAACTTTCAAGAGAAAAATCTAAAAAATTTGAGTTACCCAAAAGAAGTCTTGAAAATTTTGCTGAGAGAAAATTTTTAAAAGGAATAGATACGGTGATAATGGGACATTTCCACATTCCTTACTTTTACAAAAGAGGGAAGAAGAACCTTGTAATATGTGGGGATTGGGGATCTTGGCATTCCTATGGAGTGATCGAAAATGGCAATATTTCGCTTAAACGATTTAGCCATTCTCCTAAATGATAAACTCCGTATTTTAAAAGAAATTTTAAAAGTTCTTTCTTGTTTGTTTCCTTCCACTCTTGGAGTTCTTTAAATCTACCCTTCTCAAGAAGTTGGATTTTTTCTTTTAAATGGAGAAAAGGAATGGAACTTTGTTTTTTGCATTTTTTACAGACACCTTTACCCTCTTCTATATCAAAAAATTCTATCTCACTTATTCCACATTTTGCACATTTATCCATCTGAGGGGATACCCCTTGAAGTTTAAAAAGAGATAGTAGGAAATACCCTATAACTTCTTCTTTAAAACCTTTATTAAGAAAAGTAAGGGCTCTCTTTTCTAATCCGAAAAGACCACTCATTGGAGAAGGGATCGTTCTCCCTATCCATATTAACCCCCAGGCTATATTTAAACTATATAAATCTTTCCTTAAATTTTCATATGACTCTTTTATGTTTGCCTCTTTTAGGATTCCTAAATCTTTCCCGGGTTTTAGATAATAAACAATTTGTGTTAGATTCAAAGGTTCTATATTCCCCGCAAATTGAGATTTTGTTCTTTTTGCGCCTTTTGCTATTAAAGATAATCTTTCAGAATCTTGTGTTAAAATATGAATTATCTTACTTGAGTTTCCAAAATCATAGTTTTTTAAAATTATTGCGTCTTTTCTGTTGAGCATAGCTTAACATATCCTGGGTAGTTGCTCCCCTACTAATCGGTCAATAAATCTAAGACCCCCTATAAGAGTTTCAAGAACCACTCTACCTTTGTTTTCTTTGGTAATTTCTCCTATTATCGCAGCATCTTTACCTAAGGGATGTTTCTTCATAATATTAAGAATACTTGAGGCTTCATCTTCTCTCACTATAGCGATAATTTTACCTTCATTTGCAAGATAAAGAGGTTCTAACCCTAATATTTCTGAAAAAGACTTTACACCCTTAGGTATAGGAAGTTTTTCTTCTAAGATTTTAATCCCAAAATTGGAATTCTCTACAATCTCACATAAGACAGCCGCCACTCCACCTCTTGTAGGATCTCTAAGAAACTTCACCCCTCCTTTTGAAATAATTCTTTTTACTAAATCCCAAAGGGGGGCACAGTCACTTCTAATATTAGTTTTAAAACCCTCTCTTTCGCTTAAAACTGCAATACCATGAAGGCCGATTCCTCCATTTATAAGAATTTTATCTCCGGGTTCTATATTTTTTTTTGATAAATTTATTTCTCTTTCCGAAATTCCAATCCCAGAGGTGTTTATAAACAACTTATCCGCATTCCCTTTTTCTACAACTTTTGTATCCCCTGTGACTATTTTTACTCCTGCTTTTTTACTCGCTTTTGACATAGAAATCAAAATCTTATCTAAAGTCTCTATATCAAACCCTTCTTCAATTATAAAAGAACAAGATATATATAAGGGTCTTGCCCCCATCGCAGCAAGATCGTTTACCGTTCCATTTATTGCCAAGACTCCTATATTTCCTCCTGGGAAGAAAAGGGGTTTGACAACATAAGAGTCAGTTGTAAAGCAAATTTTCTTTTTTCTAACTTCTAAGATCGCAGAATCGGTAAGCTCATTGAGGATTGGATTACCAAATCTTTTAAGGAATAAATTTTTAATAAGGGAAGCCATTTCCTTCCCCCCACTCCCATGAGAAAGAAGAATTTTATCTCTTTCTTTATTTTCCATCTTTA contains these protein-coding regions:
- a CDS encoding tetratricopeptide repeat protein — its product is MFNFSDQSNIIDKARRAAAKGEYLKAIKILQNALKNEPSDLPLILEIMHTYHAIDKLNEVIIWAEKGSSLSPEAKRKVLAEVEDLFYGRGKPDRLAEYLMEKFIERMDFEGVYDLFRDMGEESKNSFINREEKVVKNILENKKDFNQRDFTHLYLYALMNEGRKTEESLRIFKIIYEKKPEEIENIILELKRAERENYGDPIIKLGLGEFLLKNKQYPEAVSKLREVLNINPEFQEEIINILSPYEKDSKEIIDFLSELLIETGKEEEALSILKEIGTDDAIKKYQKLVKKDPQNPVVHKQLAEAYLEKQRYSEALREFLSALSISPLEEIGKRVKELEEKLPEELDNFFLVANIYKLLGWKEDLINIMKKAFEFAPSSSSVILENLNQLIEDKEMNVEGLLLKARLLSREGDTEGALKIYKELSLDPEKTELIKEELERFRKENPVSTEGEIISLMLQIPENPEEIAQRVNLIIGGNPNYIPVMLTEFDKRVKAKPEFTPQFLIFYKNLDRKNFPPFAYPFALAELYRIVEDFDKAEKYYKEAIDEVPERFNFVLTYLGDFRKNPKIRKLISSLYFHKGEFEKGCREMEVCAKEFPEFLEEVTSFLINEANKRNNKSISQTLTKILIQNNYFEEAIKWGSQVLSSLNLEEQPEIMLSLAKAYGKLGNLPEATSLVRRAVGIDGSLKEEAIEVLEEVRKEGFSDYDSLMTLYRLYRESNNFEKAISSLEEALSKKPTVLGVMEEECEKLIDIAPINAKIRIFYGKVKLLKGDLKGLEEIEKGVRFDPSLKGYAVESLREIKEPTVERKIVLFKASIEKGLGHLKEALTYFIKAYWENEEKRAEIIKEINELFPKVELSYEIVRDLIKIYANEERNAPIVSILESFFDGSKERGSFLLEELTPLFPGKIPLPIRIILVKIHSQIGNKKEAKEEMEKLLDEYPEVAEQLEPFVSPQDVEMFPILIKINIALSNVDKAIEFIKKLETKEQLPFYEKILEKNPEREDVVSEVTYLNYLLGNIEKAKFYGEKIKNPGKKEKVLLWFLGQEMPLSLSEIQEIRKEIIFDKIKIAESSEEKAYLYIKIKEYGKAMEEIEKLEGEKKEIILSLIEEELKNYWDGYIRLSKLENKDDYLERRALLAFYSGRVELALKLMKKFPGNPIKKKAYISQMIRESIEPYRKIKPLIRG
- a CDS encoding tetratricopeptide repeat protein; the encoded protein is MEEKDKKKEKKKQDDLEEMEEEMEEDLEEENSKFEISNLLRKLSQSQHSDHYELRALLDVKLEEITSSLRSIPENMKKVLDESIPQLKEELSSIKELFISGVEKNLEIAKKNSERIEGKIEDFKKGMLDKFENSVDIISNTISHIGELFEKLEGAFKEEIKALRDTLQEAFKEMYLQFKESSANLKEIASLIERYVEEIKKEREEFDTRRRKEEARRLNDLAVKNFYGGRTKIAINQLKEAVLLDDSSPEILTNLGIILSKEGKKEDACKIFEKVLKDNPNVVEAQVGLGLIMFEKGEIDEAIEIFNEAAQKSGDEAFVYANLGYAYEKKEMLDKAIQNWEKAIELDPTLKEVEEKLKLYKNKEV
- a CDS encoding UDP-2,3-diacylglucosamine diphosphatase translates to MSDTHFQENSGKEVLSFLSFLQMVEKKGDGLFLLGDIFDFYFEYKSFIPKNFFDVFYALRRIVEQGIHVHYWTGNHDFWVGEFFKRLGIKTHAEPTTLKMEGKRILVLHGDEVDTNFMLKNILCNKFSKFLFSLLHPEFGLLIARVVSKLSREKSKKFELPKRSLENFAERKFLKGIDTVIMGHFHIPYFYKRGKKNLVICGDWGSWHSYGVIENGNISLKRFSHSPK
- the recO gene encoding DNA repair protein RecO yields the protein MLNRKDAIILKNYDFGNSSKIIHILTQDSERLSLIAKGAKRTKSQFAGNIEPLNLTQIVYYLKPGKDLGILKEANIKESYENLRKDLYSLNIAWGLIWIGRTIPSPMSGLFGLEKRALTFLNKGFKEEVIGYFLLSLFKLQGVSPQMDKCAKCGISEIEFFDIEEGKGVCKKCKKQSSIPFLHLKEKIQLLEKGRFKELQEWKETNKKELLKFLLKYGVYHLGEWLNRLSEILPFSITP
- the hypE gene encoding hydrogenase expression/formation protein HypE, which translates into the protein MENKERDKILLSHGSGGKEMASLIKNLFLKRFGNPILNELTDSAILEVRKKKICFTTDSYVVKPLFFPGGNIGVLAINGTVNDLAAMGARPLYISCSFIIEEGFDIETLDKILISMSKASKKAGVKIVTGDTKVVEKGNADKLFINTSGIGISEREINLSKKNIEPGDKILINGGIGLHGIAVLSEREGFKTNIRSDCAPLWDLVKRIISKGGVKFLRDPTRGGVAAVLCEIVENSNFGIKILEEKLPIPKGVKSFSEILGLEPLYLANEGKIIAIVREDEASSILNIMKKHPLGKDAAIIGEITKENKGRVVLETLIGGLRFIDRLVGEQLPRIC